In one Massilia endophytica genomic region, the following are encoded:
- the rpe gene encoding ribulose-phosphate 3-epimerase produces MTTYRIAPSILSADFAKLGEEVRNVVAAGADIIHFDVMDNHYVPNLTIGPLVCQAIRPHVQVPIDVHLMVKPVDRIIPDFAKAGANIITFHPEASDHIDRSLQLIRDNGCKAGLVFNPATPLSYLEHVMDKVDMILIMSVNPGFGGQSFIPQALKKIAEARRLIDESGRDILLEVDGGIKVENIAAAAKAGADTFVAGSAIFGQPDYKAVIDAMRGQLAAV; encoded by the coding sequence ATGACTACTTACCGCATCGCTCCCAGCATCCTGTCCGCCGACTTCGCCAAACTGGGCGAAGAGGTGCGCAATGTCGTCGCCGCCGGCGCCGACATCATCCACTTCGACGTAATGGACAACCACTATGTGCCGAACCTGACCATCGGCCCCCTCGTGTGCCAGGCCATCCGTCCGCATGTGCAGGTGCCGATCGACGTGCATCTCATGGTGAAACCGGTGGACCGCATCATTCCCGACTTCGCCAAGGCTGGCGCCAACATCATTACCTTCCACCCGGAAGCCTCGGACCATATCGACCGCTCGCTGCAGCTGATCCGCGATAACGGCTGCAAGGCCGGGCTGGTGTTCAACCCGGCCACGCCGCTCAGCTATCTGGAACACGTGATGGACAAGGTCGACATGATCCTCATCATGTCCGTGAACCCCGGCTTCGGCGGCCAGTCCTTCATTCCCCAGGCGCTGAAGAAAATCGCCGAGGCGCGCCGCCTGATCGACGAATCGGGCCGCGACATCCTGCTGGAAGTGGACGGCGGCATCAAGGTGGAGAACATCGCCGCTGCCGCGAAAGCGGGCGCGGACACCTTCGTCGCCGGTTCCGCCATCTTCGGCCAGCCCGACTACAAGGCCGTGATCGACGCCATGCGCGGCCAGCTGGCGGCGGTGTAA
- the apaG gene encoding Co2+/Mg2+ efflux protein ApaG, whose translation MSRYEFTVSVRTQYLPEQSDPERTNFVFTYSITIKNTGTVAAQLISRHWVIVDANNHKEEVRGLGVVGHQPLLQPGEAFEYTSGTALQTPQGSMVGEYFCVAEDGHQFEAKIPEFVLSLPRTLH comes from the coding sequence ATGTCGCGATACGAATTCACTGTGTCCGTGAGGACGCAGTACCTGCCCGAACAGTCCGATCCCGAACGCACCAATTTCGTGTTCACCTATTCGATCACGATCAAGAACACGGGCACGGTGGCGGCGCAGCTGATCTCGCGGCACTGGGTCATCGTGGACGCCAACAACCACAAGGAAGAGGTGCGCGGACTTGGCGTGGTGGGACATCAGCCCCTGCTGCAGCCGGGCGAAGCCTTCGAATACACCAGCGGCACTGCCCTGCAGACGCCTCAGGGCTCCATGGTCGGCGAATACTTCTGCGTGGCCGAGGATGGCCATCAGTTCGAAGCGAAGATTCCGGAGTTTGTGCTGTCCCTGCCGCGCACGCTACACTGA
- a CDS encoding phosphoglycolate phosphatase, whose protein sequence is MAAAHPLRGVRAAIVDLDGTMLDTIPDFHVAINRMREELALAPISSDQIRLMVGKGSENLIRSVLALDHPADQIELHLPKAMDAYQRHYLSINGLHSVHYPDVAEGLQALKDAGLRLACVTNKPIAFALPLLKAKGLDGFFEVIYGGDSLPKKKPDPLPLLTVCEDFGLPPAQVVAIGDSSNDAAAARAAGCPVLTVPYGYNHGESIHDTDSDGIVDTLLHAANLIGLHNNTAN, encoded by the coding sequence ATGGCGGCGGCCCATCCCCTGCGCGGCGTACGGGCCGCCATCGTTGACCTCGACGGGACGATGCTGGACACGATACCGGACTTCCATGTGGCGATCAACCGCATGCGCGAAGAACTGGCGCTCGCGCCCATCAGCTCCGACCAGATCCGCCTCATGGTGGGCAAGGGTTCGGAGAACCTGATCCGCAGCGTGCTCGCGCTGGACCACCCGGCCGATCAGATCGAGCTGCACCTCCCCAAGGCGATGGACGCATACCAGCGCCACTACCTGAGCATCAACGGCCTGCACAGCGTGCACTATCCCGACGTGGCGGAAGGCCTGCAGGCGCTGAAGGACGCAGGCCTGCGCCTGGCCTGCGTGACCAATAAGCCTATCGCCTTTGCCCTGCCGCTGCTGAAGGCGAAGGGCCTGGACGGCTTCTTCGAGGTGATCTACGGCGGCGACTCGCTGCCGAAGAAGAAGCCCGATCCCCTGCCCCTGCTGACGGTCTGCGAGGACTTCGGCCTGCCGCCTGCCCAGGTGGTGGCCATCGGCGACTCCTCCAACGACGCGGCGGCGGCGCGCGCGGCAGGCTGCCCGGTGCTGACGGTGCCCTATGGGTACAATCACGGGGAGTCTATACACGACACCGATTCCGATGGTATAGTTGACACGCTGCTCCATGCGGCGAACCTGATTGGCTTGCACAACAACACAGCAAACTGA
- a CDS encoding enoyl-CoA hydratase: MEYQELIVEVHGKVALIRLNRPKSLNSLNDSMMNELGEAFARFDKDPQIGCIVLTGSEKAFAAGADIAAMADYTYQDTYRDNYITRNWEHILKVRKPVIGAVAGYALGGGCELAMMCDFLIAADSAKFGQPEIKVGVTPGAGGTQRLPRAIGKSKAMDLLLTARTIDAAEAERIGLVSRVIPADKLMEEALAIATQIASMPLSVAMQIKDAVNRSFETTLTEGVNYERRLFHAAFGTPAQREGMHAFLEKRPANFEGL, encoded by the coding sequence ATGGAGTACCAGGAACTGATCGTCGAAGTTCACGGCAAAGTGGCGCTGATCCGCCTGAACCGCCCGAAATCGCTCAACTCCCTGAACGACAGCATGATGAATGAGCTGGGCGAAGCCTTCGCCCGCTTCGACAAGGACCCGCAGATCGGCTGCATCGTCCTCACCGGCAGCGAAAAGGCCTTCGCCGCAGGCGCCGACATTGCCGCCATGGCCGACTACACTTATCAGGACACCTATCGCGACAACTACATCACCCGCAACTGGGAACATATCCTTAAGGTCCGCAAGCCCGTGATCGGCGCCGTGGCAGGCTACGCCCTGGGCGGCGGCTGCGAGCTGGCCATGATGTGCGACTTCCTGATCGCGGCCGACAGCGCCAAGTTCGGCCAGCCCGAAATCAAGGTCGGCGTCACGCCTGGCGCGGGCGGCACCCAGCGCCTGCCGCGCGCCATCGGCAAATCGAAGGCCATGGACCTGCTGCTGACGGCCCGCACCATCGACGCGGCGGAAGCGGAACGCATCGGCCTCGTGTCGCGCGTGATCCCGGCGGACAAGCTGATGGAAGAAGCACTGGCCATCGCCACGCAGATCGCCTCCATGCCGCTGTCGGTGGCCATGCAGATCAAGGATGCCGTGAACCGCTCCTTCGAAACCACGCTGACGGAAGGCGTGAACTACGAGCGCCGCCTGTTCCACGCGGCCTTTGGCACGCCGGCCCAGCGCGAAGGCATGCACGCCTTCCTCGAAAAAAGACCCGCGAACTTCGAGGGTCTTTGA
- a CDS encoding MFS transporter, with protein MYTVFRSYLSKKLSGDELLSSVDFRRYWLSAMLSNFGSLVGGLALPLCGALVLHATPAQMGILTACQAIPFAFFALPAGVWLDRRRKVPILLGSKVAQAIALAVIPVAYWCGVLSMPWLYAVAATLGTCSVVGGGAEQIFLNMLVGRDRMVEAQSRFAATDSILRLFTPGIAGLLIQWLTAPVAIMVNSMGFVASVWKLRRVHVDEPEPRPSDKHPLHDIAQGFAFIWKHPLLRALAFGAGSWHLLYYGYTALLVLFATRELGMSAGQIGTAHMVGGLGVFVSSMVLRPLNRRYGEGIPILVGTAATVFGFVLMPLIPASLFGSTDASKIAFACLIFTHDCGVMLFFIPYQALRQKVTPDHMMGRMISTMRFLTVAIAPLGALCAGYVADHFSIRTSMACVAVGGLALLLYMLASRPIRSVRP; from the coding sequence ATGTATACCGTGTTCCGATCCTACCTGTCGAAGAAACTCTCCGGCGACGAGCTGTTGTCCAGCGTGGACTTCCGGCGCTACTGGCTGAGCGCCATGCTGTCGAATTTCGGCTCGCTGGTGGGCGGATTGGCCCTGCCGCTGTGCGGCGCGCTCGTGCTCCACGCGACGCCCGCCCAGATGGGCATTCTCACGGCCTGCCAGGCCATTCCCTTCGCCTTCTTCGCCCTGCCCGCGGGCGTATGGCTCGACCGGCGGCGAAAGGTGCCTATCCTGTTGGGCAGCAAGGTGGCGCAGGCGATCGCGCTGGCAGTGATCCCGGTGGCCTACTGGTGCGGCGTACTCTCGATGCCCTGGCTTTACGCCGTGGCCGCGACCCTGGGCACCTGTTCGGTGGTGGGCGGCGGCGCCGAGCAGATTTTCCTGAACATGCTGGTGGGGCGCGATCGCATGGTGGAAGCGCAGTCGCGCTTTGCGGCCACCGACTCCATCCTGCGCCTGTTCACGCCCGGCATTGCGGGCCTGCTGATCCAGTGGCTGACCGCCCCGGTGGCGATCATGGTCAATTCCATGGGCTTCGTGGCCTCGGTGTGGAAGCTGCGCCGCGTGCACGTGGACGAACCCGAACCCAGGCCTTCGGACAAGCACCCGCTGCACGATATCGCCCAGGGCTTCGCCTTCATCTGGAAGCATCCGTTGCTGCGGGCGCTGGCTTTTGGCGCCGGGAGCTGGCACCTGCTCTACTATGGGTACACTGCCCTGCTGGTGCTCTTCGCCACGCGCGAACTGGGCATGTCCGCCGGCCAGATCGGCACGGCGCACATGGTGGGCGGGCTGGGCGTCTTTGTGAGCTCGATGGTCCTGCGCCCGCTGAACCGGCGCTATGGCGAAGGCATTCCCATCCTGGTGGGTACGGCGGCTACCGTCTTCGGCTTCGTGCTGATGCCGCTGATCCCGGCCTCCCTGTTCGGCAGCACGGACGCCTCCAAGATCGCATTCGCCTGCCTGATCTTTACTCACGACTGCGGCGTGATGCTCTTCTTTATTCCCTACCAGGCGCTGCGACAGAAGGTCACGCCGGATCACATGATGGGCCGCATGATCTCGACGATGCGCTTCCTCACGGTGGCCATTGCGCCCCTGGGCGCCCTCTGTGCGGGCTACGTGGCAGACCATTTCAGCATCCGCACCAGCATGGCCTGTGTGGCCGTGGGCGGGCTGGCCCTCCTCCTATATATGCTGGCCTCGCGCCCCATCCGAAGCGTGCGCCCTTGA
- a CDS encoding DUF418 domain-containing protein, translating to MEAHLPQAAAPALSPTAGGERIEALDVVRGFALIGILIMNVEFFNRPISELGSGIAASRTGLDLIVAYIAQFFVTGKFWTIFSLLFGMGFAVMLTRAERAGRSFLVPYMRRIAALAVFGALHHIFLWSGDILFSYAVAATALLIVLYGRAKWIVTAIVLCVLTGLAPNFAGMAGVPKESLPDLGAFFGFAGGLAFFGFAAWWLRGEQRVKRFNMPAVALVLLVAGAIALIAGIVLNVLPNIPREPRFVLPVLGTALLTLGLLTRKYHEPVSSRPWRLGIGVYCFSFFMMTAVGAAVYMFPNKPVTPAATAAATAPVKAGDAKKAEPAKDSPEAKAAERAKRLKERQDKIDNEVRVLTKGSYADGVAMRLANFKEHAPGEVGFATILIGMFLLGSWFVRSGIMENTRAHLPLFRKLAMYALPLGIGMGLLGSLIAIRAVPGSGGADGYQFASGLLMLGNLPASLGYVGLVIVMLHSQAFSKIRVLAPFGRMALTNYLMQSLIASIVFFNWGFGNFGISRPAQMGYVVCVVVAQVAFSHFWLSQFRFGPMEWLWRAVTYWTIPPMRRETPAAVPAAAGVH from the coding sequence ATGGAAGCACACCTGCCGCAGGCCGCAGCGCCTGCACTGAGCCCCACCGCTGGAGGCGAGCGTATCGAGGCGCTCGATGTCGTACGGGGCTTTGCCCTGATCGGCATCCTGATCATGAATGTGGAGTTCTTCAACCGCCCCATCTCCGAGCTGGGCTCGGGCATCGCGGCAAGCCGCACCGGCCTCGACCTGATCGTCGCCTACATCGCGCAGTTCTTCGTCACCGGCAAGTTCTGGACCATCTTCTCCCTGCTGTTCGGCATGGGCTTTGCCGTGATGCTGACCCGCGCCGAACGCGCGGGCCGCAGCTTCCTCGTTCCGTACATGCGCCGCATTGCGGCCCTGGCAGTGTTCGGGGCCCTGCATCACATCTTCCTGTGGTCGGGCGATATCCTCTTCAGCTACGCCGTTGCCGCAACGGCGCTGCTGATCGTGCTGTATGGCCGCGCGAAATGGATCGTTACGGCCATCGTGCTGTGCGTGCTGACGGGCCTTGCGCCGAATTTCGCTGGCATGGCCGGCGTGCCGAAGGAGTCCCTGCCTGACCTGGGCGCCTTCTTCGGCTTCGCAGGCGGCCTGGCATTCTTCGGCTTCGCCGCCTGGTGGCTGCGCGGTGAGCAGCGCGTGAAGCGCTTCAATATGCCGGCCGTGGCGCTGGTACTGCTTGTGGCGGGCGCCATCGCCCTGATCGCAGGCATCGTCCTGAATGTGCTGCCGAACATCCCCCGCGAACCGCGCTTCGTGCTGCCCGTGCTGGGTACCGCGCTTCTCACGCTCGGCCTGCTGACCCGCAAATATCATGAGCCGGTCAGCTCGCGCCCCTGGCGCCTGGGTATTGGCGTCTACTGCTTCTCCTTCTTCATGATGACCGCCGTCGGCGCCGCGGTCTACATGTTCCCCAACAAGCCGGTTACGCCTGCTGCTACAGCTGCTGCAACGGCTCCCGTAAAGGCAGGTGACGCCAAGAAGGCCGAACCGGCCAAGGACAGCCCGGAAGCGAAAGCGGCCGAACGCGCCAAGCGCCTGAAGGAACGCCAGGACAAGATCGACAATGAAGTCCGTGTCCTGACCAAGGGCAGCTATGCCGACGGCGTGGCGATGCGCCTCGCGAATTTCAAGGAGCACGCGCCGGGCGAAGTCGGTTTCGCGACGATCCTGATCGGCATGTTCCTGCTGGGTTCCTGGTTCGTCCGTTCCGGCATCATGGAGAACACCAGGGCCCACCTGCCGCTGTTCCGCAAGCTGGCCATGTATGCACTGCCGCTCGGCATCGGCATGGGCCTGCTCGGTTCCCTGATCGCCATCCGCGCCGTGCCGGGCTCCGGCGGCGCCGACGGCTACCAGTTCGCGAGCGGCCTGCTCATGCTGGGCAACCTGCCTGCCTCCCTCGGCTACGTGGGCCTGGTGATCGTGATGCTGCACAGCCAGGCGTTCTCGAAGATCCGCGTGCTGGCGCCTTTCGGCCGCATGGCCCTCACCAACTACCTGATGCAGTCGCTGATCGCGTCCATCGTCTTCTTCAACTGGGGGTTCGGCAACTTCGGCATCAGCCGTCCGGCGCAGATGGGCTATGTCGTGTGCGTGGTGGTGGCGCAGGTCGCATTCAGCCACTTCTGGCTCTCGCAGTTCCGCTTCGGCCCGATGGAATGGCTGTGGCGCGCGGTGACCTACTGGACCATTCCGCCGATGCGCCGCGAAACTCCGGCGGCAGTGCCGGCGGCGGCGGGCGTACATTAA
- a CDS encoding universal stress protein — translation MFKNILFPTDGSPLSEKVTATVVQLAQLHGARIVSISVAQPFPFVPLSDGAVVPDAEVYETQIHQAAKSSLDKVAAAAGSAGVPFEGIVATSHNPYDEIVTAAERHNCDLIVMASHGRKGLNKLFLGSETQKVLAHTHLPVLVLR, via the coding sequence ATGTTCAAGAACATTTTGTTTCCCACCGACGGCTCGCCGCTTTCGGAAAAAGTGACCGCCACGGTCGTGCAGCTGGCCCAGCTGCATGGTGCGCGGATCGTGTCGATCTCGGTCGCCCAGCCCTTCCCTTTTGTGCCTCTTTCCGATGGCGCGGTAGTGCCGGATGCGGAGGTGTATGAAACCCAGATCCACCAGGCGGCGAAGTCCAGCCTGGACAAGGTGGCGGCCGCCGCGGGCAGTGCAGGCGTGCCTTTCGAGGGCATCGTCGCGACTTCGCACAATCCCTACGATGAAATCGTGACCGCCGCCGAACGGCACAACTGCGACCTGATCGTGATGGCTTCGCACGGCCGCAAGGGCCTGAACAAGCTGTTCCTCGGCAGCGAAACGCAGAAGGTGCTGGCCCACACCCACCTGCCTGTGCTGGTGCTGCGCTAG
- the mltA gene encoding murein transglycosylase A: MSFERRSLPLSPGAVAAACLALLLSACGTQPPAPQPLPVPPPKPAPAPAPVPAPAPAPAPVPAPPAKTEFVPVPFSALPGWDRDDLRAAWPAFTASCRALGKRPDWQEACSVARTVDASDEQAIRQYFETFFEPQRVIAPDGSDSGLVTGYYEPLLHGARKKGGPYQTPLYKVPDDLLIVDLGSVYPELKGKRLRGRLQGRKVIPYQSRADIAQADFKGKELLWVDDPVEAFFLEVQGSGRVQLADTKETVRVAYADQNGHPYKAIGKWLIEQGELTPEQATAQGIKGWIAGHPTRMQELFNANPSYVFFREEKLPDPSVGPKGTLGVPLTPQRSVAIDPAQLPLGAPLYLSTTQAASDVPMQRLVMAQDTGGAIKGAIRVDFFFGFATEAAENAGRMKQRGQVWVLLPKAAR; the protein is encoded by the coding sequence ATGTCATTCGAACGCCGTAGTTTACCGCTTTCGCCCGGCGCCGTCGCCGCCGCCTGCCTCGCCCTGCTGCTGAGCGCCTGCGGCACCCAGCCGCCCGCGCCCCAGCCCCTTCCCGTGCCGCCCCCCAAGCCTGCTCCCGCCCCGGCGCCCGTTCCCGCCCCGGCTCCCGCGCCGGCGCCGGTCCCCGCGCCGCCAGCGAAAACGGAATTCGTGCCCGTACCGTTCAGCGCCTTGCCCGGCTGGGACCGCGACGACCTGCGCGCCGCCTGGCCCGCGTTCACCGCCTCCTGCCGCGCGCTGGGCAAGCGGCCGGACTGGCAGGAAGCCTGCAGCGTGGCGCGCACCGTCGACGCCAGCGACGAGCAGGCCATCCGCCAGTATTTCGAAACCTTCTTCGAGCCGCAGCGGGTGATCGCGCCCGACGGTTCGGACAGCGGCCTGGTCACCGGCTACTACGAGCCGCTCCTGCACGGCGCCCGCAAGAAGGGCGGCCCTTACCAGACGCCCCTCTACAAGGTGCCGGACGACCTGCTGATCGTGGACCTGGGCAGCGTCTATCCCGAGCTGAAGGGCAAGCGCCTGCGCGGCCGCCTCCAGGGCCGCAAGGTCATTCCCTACCAGAGCCGGGCCGACATCGCACAGGCGGACTTCAAAGGCAAGGAACTGCTGTGGGTGGACGATCCCGTGGAAGCCTTCTTCCTCGAAGTGCAGGGCTCCGGCCGTGTGCAGCTGGCGGATACGAAGGAGACCGTGCGCGTGGCCTACGCGGACCAGAACGGCCATCCCTACAAGGCCATCGGCAAGTGGCTGATCGAGCAGGGCGAACTCACGCCGGAGCAGGCCACGGCGCAAGGCATCAAGGGCTGGATCGCGGGCCATCCCACGCGCATGCAGGAGTTGTTCAACGCCAATCCGAGCTATGTCTTCTTCCGCGAAGAGAAACTGCCCGATCCTTCCGTGGGGCCGAAGGGCACGCTGGGCGTGCCGCTCACGCCGCAGCGTTCCGTCGCCATCGATCCCGCCCAGCTTCCGCTGGGCGCGCCGCTTTACCTGTCCACCACGCAGGCGGCCAGCGATGTGCCGATGCAGCGCCTGGTCATGGCGCAGGACACGGGCGGCGCCATCAAGGGCGCCATCCGGGTCGACTTCTTCTTTGGATTCGCCACGGAGGCCGCGGAGAACGCCGGCCGCATGAAGCAGCGCGGCCAGGTATGGGTGCTCCTGCCGAAGGCGGCGCGCTAG
- a CDS encoding TonB-dependent receptor: MKLKLKPLAAAAAAMSMMYTLAPATAAAQSKADDASATADQTVTITGIRASIAKSMAVKRNADTNVEVVSAEDVGKMPDKNIADALSRLPGVNVQYGGALAMDEAERVAVRGTSPNLNLVTVNGHSLSAGDWHLGDQASSGRSVGFGLMPSQLIGQSIVYKTGRADVTEGGVSGSVDIITRKPLDFKNSLNGEVALGVAHATLAKKTDPQASGLLAWKNEAKNFGVLLQLFKEDRHLRRDGQEIFAYDVLTQAQATAAGQPSLAGKRMASSLNAAMFEGKRQRQGGYVGLQYKDRDIEVNASGFHAELKADNYNSSAYALPSQLVRNGYQIQNPVVDGAVITSATLVRPAGSTAQVVGLQFDHFYRMGAKSTSDFLDLDGKWRVNQDFTLHARAGSTEGKGLTPSEPSLVYGLISPSSVKYSQAANQPAQYSVLNASGQQIDLANASNYALMSNLAPAVESIDKERYFHLDGQYSLDSDLIKTIKFGGRGTKHERQFDRWEGRYNVQDNASGPITPSPFTPVSGGLLVTQVAPPSPATRYPGNWANGVDGNFPRDYFRFDMNQMREFADKNVNWDRTLNHNYTSGYSIEEDIRALYGMAEFELNPQFSGNFGVRWVETKLQSTSYQQIPAATCAPMRNCAVPGAIVGSRLGSYVAQTVETTTKDLLPSLNVRWDLNNDLIARAALTRTLGRPNYNELAGAVILDDLRATGSSGNPGLKPITSNNADATLAWYFAPRAMVSGGVFSQHLHDYVKTGTSVVDYFNISQGKITPYTVTSRKGVKATLRGFEAALELPIAAGFGFGANGTYVKSKDVDGVELLGTSKRTYNLRGFYEDDKISASLAWNYRSDYAIGFIGDGTNNVLRDAAGNITQYNGQHRYAGEGSLSLSLGYKFTPSISIHFDANNLNDPVRHTYYITENAPGYWHQNGRQYFLNLRMKY, translated from the coding sequence ATGAAGTTAAAGCTGAAGCCCTTGGCCGCCGCGGCGGCCGCCATGTCGATGATGTACACCCTTGCGCCGGCCACCGCGGCCGCCCAGAGCAAGGCTGACGACGCCTCCGCCACTGCCGACCAGACCGTGACCATTACCGGCATCCGCGCCTCGATCGCCAAGTCCATGGCCGTCAAGCGCAATGCGGATACCAACGTCGAAGTTGTGTCCGCCGAAGACGTGGGCAAGATGCCCGACAAGAACATCGCCGACGCCCTTTCCCGCCTGCCGGGCGTGAACGTGCAGTACGGCGGCGCCCTGGCGATGGACGAAGCCGAGCGCGTGGCCGTGCGCGGCACCAGCCCCAACCTGAACCTGGTCACCGTCAACGGCCACTCGCTGAGCGCGGGCGACTGGCACCTGGGCGACCAGGCCAGCAGCGGCCGCAGCGTAGGCTTCGGCCTCATGCCTTCACAGCTGATCGGCCAGAGCATCGTCTACAAGACCGGCCGCGCCGACGTGACCGAAGGCGGTGTGTCCGGCAGCGTGGACATCATCACCCGCAAGCCGCTGGACTTCAAGAATTCGCTGAACGGCGAAGTGGCCCTGGGCGTGGCGCATGCCACCCTGGCGAAGAAAACCGACCCGCAGGCGAGCGGCCTGCTGGCCTGGAAGAACGAAGCGAAGAATTTCGGCGTGCTGCTGCAGCTCTTCAAGGAAGACCGCCACCTGCGCCGCGACGGCCAAGAGATCTTCGCCTATGACGTGCTGACCCAGGCGCAGGCCACGGCTGCAGGCCAGCCCAGCCTGGCGGGCAAGCGCATGGCGAGCAGCCTGAACGCGGCAATGTTCGAAGGCAAACGCCAGCGCCAGGGCGGCTACGTCGGCCTGCAGTACAAGGACCGCGATATCGAAGTGAACGCCAGCGGCTTCCACGCCGAGCTGAAGGCGGACAACTACAACAGCTCGGCCTACGCCCTGCCCTCGCAGCTGGTGCGCAACGGCTACCAGATCCAGAATCCGGTCGTCGATGGCGCCGTCATCACCAGCGCAACGCTGGTGCGCCCGGCGGGCAGCACGGCCCAGGTGGTTGGCCTGCAGTTCGACCACTTCTACCGTATGGGCGCCAAGTCCACCAGCGACTTCCTCGACCTGGACGGCAAGTGGCGCGTGAACCAGGACTTCACCCTCCACGCGCGCGCGGGCTCCACCGAAGGCAAGGGCCTGACGCCGTCGGAACCGAGCCTGGTGTACGGCCTGATCAGCCCCTCTTCCGTCAAGTATTCGCAGGCAGCCAACCAGCCTGCCCAGTACTCCGTGCTGAACGCTTCGGGCCAGCAGATCGACCTGGCCAACGCTTCGAACTACGCGCTGATGAGCAACCTCGCCCCGGCCGTGGAGTCCATCGACAAGGAGCGCTACTTCCACCTGGACGGCCAGTACTCGCTGGACAGCGACCTGATCAAGACCATCAAGTTCGGTGGACGCGGCACCAAGCATGAGCGCCAGTTCGACCGCTGGGAAGGCCGCTACAACGTGCAGGACAATGCCAGCGGCCCGATCACCCCGTCGCCATTCACGCCGGTTTCGGGCGGCCTGCTGGTGACCCAGGTGGCGCCCCCCTCGCCCGCCACGCGCTATCCCGGCAACTGGGCCAACGGCGTCGACGGCAACTTCCCGCGCGACTACTTCCGCTTCGACATGAACCAGATGCGCGAGTTCGCGGACAAGAACGTGAACTGGGATCGCACGCTCAACCACAACTACACGAGCGGCTACAGCATCGAGGAAGACATCCGCGCCCTGTACGGCATGGCCGAGTTCGAACTCAACCCTCAGTTCAGCGGCAACTTCGGCGTGCGCTGGGTCGAGACCAAGCTGCAGTCCACCTCCTACCAGCAGATTCCTGCCGCAACCTGCGCACCGATGCGCAATTGCGCGGTGCCGGGCGCCATCGTCGGTTCGCGCCTGGGCAGCTATGTCGCCCAGACCGTGGAAACCACGACCAAGGACCTGCTGCCAAGCCTGAACGTGCGCTGGGATCTGAACAACGACCTGATCGCACGCGCCGCGCTGACCCGCACGCTGGGCCGTCCGAACTACAACGAGCTGGCCGGCGCCGTGATCCTGGACGACCTGCGCGCCACCGGTTCGAGCGGCAATCCGGGCCTGAAGCCGATCACCTCGAACAATGCCGATGCAACGCTGGCGTGGTACTTCGCTCCGCGCGCCATGGTGAGCGGCGGCGTGTTCAGCCAGCACCTGCACGACTATGTGAAGACCGGCACCTCGGTGGTGGACTACTTCAACATCAGCCAGGGCAAGATCACGCCTTACACCGTGACCTCGCGCAAGGGCGTGAAGGCGACGCTGCGCGGCTTCGAAGCGGCGCTGGAACTTCCGATTGCAGCCGGTTTCGGCTTCGGCGCGAACGGCACCTATGTGAAGTCCAAGGATGTGGATGGCGTGGAGCTGCTGGGCACGTCGAAGCGGACCTACAACCTGCGCGGCTTCTACGAGGATGACAAGATCAGCGCGAGCCTGGCCTGGAACTATCGCAGCGACTACGCGATCGGCTTCATCGGCGACGGCACCAACAACGTGCTGCGCGACGCTGCGGGCAATATCACGCAGTACAACGGCCAGCACCGCTATGCGGGCGAAGGCAGCCTGTCGCTGTCCCTGGGTTACAAGTTCACGCCGTCGATCAGCATCCACTTCGACGCCAACAACCTGAACGACCCGGTCCGCCACACCTACTACATCACGGAGAACGCGCCCGGCTACTGGCACCAGAACGGCCGCCAGTATTTCCTGAACCTGCGCATGAAGTACTGA